The nucleotide sequence CGGGCGCTGGCAGCCATGTGGCAGGGACGGCAGCCCTTGAACTTGGCCCCGTACTTGGCGGGATTTTCCTGTGCCTTTTGTGAATGGCAGCCGTAGCAGGAACGATCGCCGTTCTTGGAGTGGAAGGCCATGAACATGCTCATGGAGTCACGTTCGCGCGCACCGGGAGTGGCGTGGCATTCGGTACAGGCAACATAGCGGCTGTCGCTGCCCACTTCGTGGTGGCAATGCATGCAGTTGATGCCTTTGTGCGCCGTGTGGGGAAACATGACGCTCATACGGGCGGATGTGCCGCCAGGAATCTCAATGGGCTTTTTGATGACCTGCGACATTTCCTTGATATCACGCGCCTGCGCTTCGCCAACCCACACAAGGCTCAGCGCAAGCAGCAACAAGGTCACATATTTCATCAGCAAATCCTCCTACAGGGTTCGTACAGCTCAGGAGTCTGGCCCCCGATGCGTCATCG is from Desulfovibrio desulfuricans and encodes:
- a CDS encoding cytochrome c3 family protein yields the protein MKYVTLLLLALSLVWVGEAQARDIKEMSQVIKKPIEIPGGTSARMSVMFPHTAHKGINCMHCHHEVGSDSRYVACTECHATPGARERDSMSMFMAFHSKNGDRSCYGCHSQKAQENPAKYGAKFKGCRPCHMAASAREAAKQ